One part of the Nostoc sp. PCC 7120 = FACHB-418 genome encodes these proteins:
- a CDS encoding Mrp/NBP35 family ATP-binding protein, which produces MYDVLDSQSVLEVLRPVQDPELRKSLVELNMIRNVKIDGGQVSFTLVLTTPACPLREFIVEDCQRAVKKLPGVTDVSVEVTAETPQQKSLPDRNGVPGVKNIIAISSGKGGVGKSTVAVNVAVALAQTGAKVGLLDADIYGPNDPTMLGLGDAQIVVRSTEKGEVLEPAFNHGVKLVSMGFLIDRDQPVIWRGPMLNGVIRQFLYQVEWGELDYLIVDMPPGTGDAQLTLTQAVPMSGAVIVTTPQNVALLDSRKGLRMFQQMNVAVLGIVENMSYFIPPDMPDKHYDIFGSGGGSKTAAELGVPLLGCIPLEISTRIGGDNGVPIVVADPDSASAKALKAIALTIAGKVSVAALT; this is translated from the coding sequence ATGTACGATGTCCTCGATTCACAATCTGTCTTAGAAGTGTTGCGACCAGTGCAAGACCCAGAACTGCGTAAGAGTCTGGTAGAACTGAATATGATTCGCAACGTCAAAATTGATGGGGGTCAAGTAAGCTTCACCTTAGTTTTGACTACGCCTGCTTGTCCATTGCGGGAATTTATTGTTGAAGATTGCCAAAGGGCTGTGAAAAAGCTACCTGGGGTAACAGATGTCAGTGTAGAAGTTACAGCAGAAACACCCCAACAAAAAAGCTTGCCAGACCGCAATGGTGTTCCCGGTGTGAAAAATATTATCGCCATCTCTAGTGGTAAAGGTGGTGTCGGTAAAAGTACTGTGGCGGTAAATGTCGCCGTAGCTTTAGCGCAGACGGGGGCAAAAGTTGGCTTACTAGATGCGGATATCTACGGTCCCAATGATCCTACGATGTTAGGGCTGGGTGATGCCCAAATTGTCGTGCGTTCCACAGAAAAAGGCGAAGTATTGGAACCCGCTTTTAATCATGGTGTCAAATTGGTCTCGATGGGTTTTCTGATTGACCGGGATCAGCCTGTAATTTGGCGGGGGCCGATGCTGAATGGGGTAATTCGCCAGTTTCTCTATCAAGTAGAGTGGGGCGAGTTGGACTATTTAATTGTGGATATGCCCCCAGGAACAGGAGATGCCCAGTTAACTTTAACTCAGGCTGTACCAATGTCTGGAGCAGTAATTGTGACTACACCCCAAAACGTAGCCTTGTTAGATTCTCGTAAAGGTTTACGTATGTTCCAGCAAATGAACGTGGCTGTTTTGGGAATAGTAGAAAACATGAGCTACTTCATTCCCCCTGATATGCCAGATAAGCATTACGATATTTTTGGTTCCGGTGGCGGTTCCAAAACAGCAGCAGAATTAGGTGTACCCTTACTAGGCTGCATACCCTTGGAAATTTCCACTAGAATTGGCGGTGATAATGGTGTACCCATTGTTGTTGCTGACCCAGATTCAGCCTCTGCCAAGGCATTAAAAGCGATCGCTTTAACAATTGCTGGTAAAGTATCAGTCGCAGCCCTCACATAA